In Bacteroidota bacterium, the following proteins share a genomic window:
- a CDS encoding T9SS type A sorting domain-containing protein yields the protein MVRGTTNATIFYSNSAVTGNVTVTAGNVCGTSGPRSVLVTVVPNKPAMPTVTGLQNGVCGRKNLVYTCSVVAGATSYTWTVPTGATLASGQGTNSILVHFGNTFTGSGFITVTANNICGSSNVRSYFVGGKLPTPVISGLNWACPDSIRTYTVAPITGATSYTWTVVPGSTLLSGQGTTSITVKWGIINGIIKVKANSVSVCSGSNTAQKPVSFTCIREGNELFGSLGVYPNPTDNFTIVDFDAFETSEGTLQVYNMLGSLVYDKAISVAEGRNRLELNVQNFAPGAYIIKVSSKGTTKNARLIVE from the coding sequence AACAACCAATGCAACCATCTTCTATAGCAATTCAGCGGTTACAGGCAATGTAACGGTAACAGCGGGCAATGTGTGTGGCACCAGCGGCCCACGTAGCGTATTGGTAACCGTTGTACCAAACAAACCTGCCATGCCAACCGTAACCGGTTTGCAAAATGGAGTGTGCGGACGTAAGAACCTGGTGTACACATGTTCGGTTGTAGCAGGAGCTACATCTTATACATGGACCGTTCCTACAGGAGCAACACTAGCGAGCGGACAGGGAACCAACAGCATACTAGTACACTTTGGCAATACATTTACCGGTAGCGGATTTATTACCGTAACTGCAAATAATATTTGTGGAAGCAGCAACGTACGTTCATACTTTGTAGGTGGCAAGCTGCCAACTCCTGTAATTTCAGGATTAAACTGGGCATGTCCTGACTCTATAAGAACATATACCGTTGCTCCAATAACCGGAGCCACCAGCTATACATGGACTGTTGTTCCGGGTAGCACATTATTAAGTGGTCAGGGAACAACGTCTATTACCGTTAAATGGGGTATAATAAATGGAATAATCAAAGTGAAGGCTAATTCAGTATCGGTATGTTCAGGAAGTAACACGGCTCAAAAGCCGGTGTCGTTTACCTGTATCCGTGAGGGCAACGAGCTGTTTGGTTCTTTAGGAGTATATCCAAATCCAACTGATAACTTTACTATAGTAGACTTCGATGCATTTGAAACTAGCGAGGGTACATTGCAGGTATATAACATGTTGGGTTCATTGGTTTACGATAAAGCAATAAGTGTAGCCGAAGGACGTAACCGCTTAGAACTTAATGTACAGAACTTTGCACCGGGTGCATACATCATTAAGGTTTCGAGCAAGGGAACTACTAAGAATGCACGCTTGATTGTTGAATAA
- a CDS encoding T9SS type A sorting domain-containing protein, giving the protein MKNKIFTLSVIVMMAVCIANAQTWTQMNSGSGSDLKGIYFPSSNVGYAVGTLGTILKTTNSGTTWQSTTSNYQGYWFWDVHFLNADTGFVVGESDPGFNPNGAGIILRTTNGGATWNAMVMNAPNPFRDLFVLDANTMFACGGAEGINTALLKSTNGGTTWNSLGLTFVDATMGGMYFIDNNVGFVGMYESVFGTANPTSSTWFTTTNGGAMFTPFVIPNSISYWNFATDFGDATTGYSTRSTYSGIDLVYIKKTTDGGNTWTETTIPNFIGSIYGLDFIAADTGYIVGAQGVIKKTSDAGATWITETSGTFNELRSVYFPNSALGFAAGANGTILKWTASSIGINENNSSASSNVYPNPNTGKFTLNNFEGNSIVEIVNAKGQIVLSEQVVLSNHMLDISDFAAGVYSIVVRSRNKVERIKVVKE; this is encoded by the coding sequence ATGAAAAACAAAATTTTTACTTTATCAGTTATCGTAATGATGGCAGTATGCATTGCAAATGCACAAACATGGACTCAAATGAACAGCGGTAGCGGTAGTGATTTAAAGGGCATATATTTCCCTAGTTCTAATGTTGGCTATGCAGTTGGCACCTTGGGCACTATTTTAAAAACCACAAATAGTGGTACTACCTGGCAAAGTACCACCAGCAATTATCAGGGCTATTGGTTTTGGGATGTACATTTTTTGAATGCCGATACTGGTTTTGTTGTTGGCGAAAGCGACCCGGGTTTTAATCCCAATGGCGCAGGCATCATTTTAAGAACTACAAATGGTGGTGCTACATGGAATGCAATGGTGATGAACGCGCCAAATCCATTTCGCGACCTTTTTGTTTTAGATGCAAATACTATGTTTGCTTGTGGTGGTGCCGAGGGAATAAACACAGCGTTATTGAAATCGACAAATGGTGGTACAACATGGAATAGTTTGGGCCTCACCTTTGTTGATGCTACAATGGGCGGTATGTATTTTATAGATAATAATGTTGGTTTTGTAGGCATGTACGAATCGGTGTTTGGTACTGCAAATCCAACTTCTTCTACATGGTTCACGACTACCAACGGAGGTGCAATGTTTACACCATTTGTTATTCCCAACAGTATTTCGTACTGGAATTTTGCAACTGACTTTGGTGATGCAACTACCGGTTATTCTACACGTTCTACTTATTCAGGAATTGATTTGGTTTATATAAAAAAAACAACCGATGGTGGTAATACATGGACAGAAACTACTATCCCGAATTTTATAGGCAGTATTTATGGGCTCGATTTTATTGCTGCCGATACCGGCTATATTGTAGGTGCACAAGGAGTGATTAAAAAAACTTCTGATGCAGGTGCTACATGGATAACAGAAACATCGGGCACCTTCAACGAATTGCGCTCAGTTTATTTTCCGAACAGTGCTCTTGGTTTTGCAGCCGGGGCAAATGGTACAATTTTGAAATGGACTGCTTCTTCCATTGGTATAAACGAAAACAATAGTTCTGCATCAAGCAACGTATATCCAAATCCCAATACAGGAAAATTTACTTTAAACAATTTTGAGGGCAACAGCATAGTTGAAATAGTTAACGCAAAGGGTCAAATTGTATTAAGCGAACAAGTGGTGTTAAGTAATCATATGTTAGATATCTCAGATTTTGCAGCCGGAGTATATTCCATTGTGGTTAGAAGTAGAAATAAAGTTGAGCGTATAAAAGTTGTAAAGGAATAA
- a CDS encoding thioredoxin domain-containing protein, with translation MMNKLKNCTSPYLLQHANNPVHWFPWGDEALAKAKAENKLIIISIGYSACHWCHVMEHESFEDEAVADIMNAHFVSIKIDREERPDIDMLYMSAVQILTGRGGWPLNVIALPDGRPLWGGTYFPQKQWKDALLQLSEYYKRDEKQCLQYASELSSAVTKMNELVRIDYDSELSPEVLHKSYSVWERQFDNVYGGPDKAPKFALPCSYNYLLQYSLAFDNNACREHVLLTLNKMAAGGIYDHLGGGFARYSTDIFWKVPHFEKMLYDNAQLVSLYCKAFMVTKELQLLHVAEDIIRFVMRELRANKEGYFAALDADTEGAEGKYYVWQEEELKELCGDKYDMVREYYQVGGLGHWEHGNNILIPVASINDFAAQKNADAAAYKSMISTINEKLLARRESRVRPGLDDKQILAWNAMMISAFVDAYMASGNLSYYLLAESGAAFIEKELAQGDGRYYHQYTKGVAAINAFHDDYAFYAKACLDLFTAHYNFSFLEKCVSLIEYGIEQFFDVETNSFYFTPLSENILFSKKPEMQDNVIPASNSVMAQVIFQCGLITGNAQWIDLSKRMLLNVQPEIEKWGSAYSNWCSLQLMLTQPYYVLVVCGENANEKAELLRKSTTYKAIVIAATEQHDFPFLEDKLFAPDAWIYPCTKQACMHPVASVDEVLLLLKQDNASSS, from the coding sequence ATGATGAATAAGCTAAAAAATTGTACAAGTCCATATTTGCTGCAGCATGCCAATAATCCTGTGCATTGGTTTCCTTGGGGCGATGAGGCTTTGGCAAAAGCCAAAGCTGAGAACAAATTAATTATAATCAGTATTGGCTACAGTGCCTGTCATTGGTGTCATGTCATGGAGCACGAGAGTTTTGAAGATGAGGCGGTAGCCGATATCATGAATGCACATTTTGTAAGTATCAAAATAGACAGAGAGGAACGTCCGGATATTGACATGCTCTACATGAGTGCGGTACAGATATTAACCGGCAGAGGAGGATGGCCGCTTAATGTAATTGCCTTACCGGATGGACGACCACTTTGGGGTGGCACCTATTTCCCGCAGAAACAATGGAAGGATGCCTTATTGCAACTATCGGAATATTATAAACGTGACGAAAAGCAGTGTTTACAGTATGCATCGGAATTAAGCTCGGCCGTTACCAAAATGAATGAATTGGTTCGCATTGACTATGATTCGGAATTGAGCCCCGAGGTGTTACATAAAAGCTATAGCGTTTGGGAGAGACAGTTTGATAATGTTTATGGTGGCCCTGATAAAGCACCTAAGTTTGCTCTTCCGTGCTCTTATAATTATTTATTGCAATACAGCCTGGCATTTGATAATAATGCCTGCCGAGAGCATGTGTTATTGACATTAAATAAAATGGCGGCCGGTGGAATTTATGATCACCTGGGAGGAGGATTTGCACGATATTCAACAGATATATTTTGGAAAGTTCCACATTTCGAAAAAATGCTTTATGATAATGCTCAACTTGTTTCGTTGTATTGCAAAGCATTTATGGTTACCAAAGAATTGCAACTGTTGCATGTGGCCGAGGATATAATTCGATTTGTTATGCGCGAATTAAGAGCTAATAAAGAGGGATATTTTGCTGCACTTGATGCCGACACCGAAGGTGCCGAAGGAAAATATTACGTGTGGCAGGAAGAAGAATTGAAAGAATTGTGTGGGGATAAGTATGACATGGTGCGCGAATATTATCAGGTAGGTGGGCTTGGTCATTGGGAACATGGAAATAATATTCTCATACCCGTAGCATCAATAAATGATTTTGCTGCACAGAAAAATGCTGATGCTGCAGCGTATAAAAGCATGATAAGTACTATAAATGAAAAGTTGCTTGCCAGGCGCGAAAGTAGAGTAAGACCAGGTCTTGATGATAAGCAGATATTGGCATGGAATGCCATGATGATAAGTGCCTTTGTAGATGCTTATATGGCATCGGGTAACTTAAGCTATTATCTGTTGGCAGAATCGGGTGCTGCATTTATTGAAAAAGAACTTGCACAAGGAGATGGCAGATACTACCATCAGTATACCAAAGGAGTTGCTGCTATTAATGCTTTTCATGATGATTATGCCTTTTATGCAAAGGCATGCCTTGACCTTTTTACTGCGCACTATAATTTTAGTTTTCTTGAAAAATGTGTTTCGCTAATTGAATATGGTATCGAACAGTTTTTTGATGTGGAAACCAATAGCTTTTATTTCACTCCGTTAAGTGAAAATATACTCTTTTCAAAAAAACCGGAAATGCAGGACAATGTTATTCCGGCATCTAATTCGGTGATGGCGCAAGTTATTTTTCAATGTGGATTAATAACAGGTAATGCGCAATGGATAGACTTGTCGAAGCGCATGTTATTGAATGTACAGCCTGAAATAGAAAAATGGGGCAGCGCTTATAGTAATTGGTGCTCCTTGCAACTGATGCTTACGCAACCATATTACGTGCTGGTTGTTTGTGGTGAGAATGCCAATGAAAAAGCTGAGTTACTAAGAAAGAGTACAACCTATAAGGCTATAGTTATAGCAGCAACCGAACAACATGATTTTCCATTTTTGGAAGACAAATTATTTGCGCCTGATGCATGGATATATCCCTGCACTAAGCAGGCATGCATGCATCCTGTGGCATCTGTTGATGAGGTCTTACTGCTATTGAAGCAGGATAATGCTAGCTCTTCTTAA
- the ruvC gene encoding crossover junction endodeoxyribonuclease RuvC, with protein MTSNTAKIILGIDPGTVVMGYGIIEVQGSKTKLIAAGVLQLSKVDDATLKLKKIFDRVSSLIVEYCPDELAIEAPFYGKNVQSMLKLGRAQGVAIAAALYKEIPVQEYSPRKIKQAVTGKGSASKEQVAAMLKQTIGFDVTPKFLDATDALAVAVCHSLQKSLSSENKKNYTGWKAFLVNNPEKLKKS; from the coding sequence ATGACAAGCAACACAGCAAAAATTATTTTGGGTATAGACCCCGGCACAGTAGTAATGGGTTATGGCATTATTGAAGTGCAAGGATCCAAGACAAAATTAATTGCAGCAGGTGTACTTCAATTAAGCAAAGTTGATGATGCAACACTTAAACTAAAAAAAATATTCGATCGGGTATCATCGCTTATCGTAGAGTACTGCCCTGATGAGTTGGCAATAGAAGCTCCATTTTATGGGAAGAATGTACAGTCCATGTTGAAGCTTGGCAGGGCACAAGGTGTGGCTATTGCCGCAGCATTATATAAAGAAATTCCGGTACAGGAATATTCGCCCCGAAAAATAAAACAAGCCGTAACCGGCAAAGGCAGCGCAAGTAAAGAGCAAGTTGCAGCCATGTTAAAGCAAACAATTGGTTTTGATGTAACCCCTAAATTTCTGGATGCAACCGATGCCTTAGCTGTGGCTGTATGCCATTCGTTGCAAAAGAGCCTTTCATCAGAAAATAAAAAAAACTATACCGGCTGGAAAGCTTTTTTAGTTAACAATCCTGAAAAGCTTAAGAAGAGCTAG